In Lytechinus variegatus isolate NC3 chromosome 6, Lvar_3.0, whole genome shotgun sequence, the DNA window TTCCAGGAGAGCATAAAATGATGACTTGCTGGACGTTACATCTGACAAGTCATGTTTTATCtgagttaccatagcaacagtacTTCTTggtcttagccaatcaaaatcaaggacaAAATTTTCTATGAAATGCTCCCTGAGTATGTTAATTGTAGTCAGTTCACGAAGGGGTGGGGCTGATAATAGTCCCCCCCCACTGGTTGGAATCCCAAGGCAAGACAGCATATTAGAAGGCAAGGTATTTGCACAAAATTCCCAAGTTATTGTCGATAATAACGTCTACTGAAGAAATGTTCAAATTTCTTGagatttctttgtcattttaaatCACTTTGTCATAATCGCTTTATCATAATGGGCTTGCTATACtatgatgtaaaatataaattgtttttttccatgatttttatttgtaaaggACAACAAAACATTCTATtgtactttggcaaaaggaagcatgTTACAATAGTATCAATTGCTGTAAATTGGCAATGTGCGCTTGTCATTTACACAGGCCTCAATGAAATTTAACAGCGCATTTTCTCCAATATCTTTCCATAGATGTCACTGTggccttgacctttgaccttttggcctaaaaattgatatgcttcctgggattcatgctagtatcatacatcaggcagcctaggttaagttaaactgaagtaaCAGATGGACGGACATCGATCGTGATACCCTAATACGTCCCATCTAGGACGGTCATTTAAAATTTTAGTTAACATCTCCAGACAGTGATGAATGAATTAAGCACCAAATATGCTGCTATTGCGAATTTGAATTTCTTCTCTTTAAGACTTTTGGCATGATTGGCAATCCAACTTTCGACCATGCTTACGAAATCTGATTTCAGAATACATGCCACTTCATATACACATGACTTGCAAGTTGCTGTCTGACCATCTTTTTCCCCATTTAATATtacaaaagtgaataaaaaaatgacagatttCCTCTTACATCTAAAGTGGATACAGCTTTGTGTTAAGCTGACATAATTGTTTTAAGAAACCTTCATTCGGTCCGATGGGTCGTTTCCTTCGGACAGTCCTTGTGGCTTCCTGAGCGGTCATTCCTCGTCTGATCATGAGGTACGCTATGGCCACCGTCGCTGACCGACTGAAACCAGCTACACAATGGACAAGAACCTTGCCTAAGGAATGACACATAGAGGAGGATCGAGTTAAAGATAATTATTACCAAGTCTTACTGGCATATACACGTATACCtaaatttgttatcattatagacataataaataataataatatagcatttgtatagcgcacttagccaccttgctaggtgctcaaggcgttCCTACATTACCCCGGCTTAGCTGGTctacagctttttgaggaatcacttcctaccggtacccattcacctcacctgggttgagtgcagcacagtgtgggtgtatttcttgctgaaggaaaacttgccatggcttggaatcgaacccacgtcctttagattgaaagacgagagtcttaacGACTAGGCCAcaggcaaaacaaaaaaaattgtatacataGGCTTCTGCATTGGTTGATATTTTAAGCCTTTGGTGAATGTGAATTTCTTTACTTTAGTGATCAATCAGTCTCCATTGAAATATCATGGCTGGTCaccattcataaaaaataaaatgtaattgcctaaattcacaaaagtggttttTAAAAACATCTGTTGATCCCATGGGtaatgcagatttcctgtatacaTTACCGGTAGGCTTATTTACTgcgtacataaaaaaaatgtccaatgctgatacgcgattttgtcacagtgcgcaaaagtgatgcctgttgccatggttatccacgTTTTtttatgagtccactgttttgaagtAATGAGTCCattcttcaaacagtggactcatgaataaaatacatgtagcatactTAGTCTTaacaacaggcatcaatttggcgcactgtgacagaAGCACgtatcagcattggacatttttaatagtacgtggaaatttatataggaaatctacataaaccatgggtttaaCCAGCTTTGTAAATTCGGGCCAATGTCTTTGTGCGACTAAATCCTCAGTCTGATCCCCTCTTAACTCTTTCTATGCTTTATTAAGCATCCAACCATTTGTACATTTTCATGGGAGATCCATATTGTTAAAGCATTGCTTTTGGTGAAACTCCTTTTATTCCATATGCTTTCTTTTTACTGtacttttcttaaaaattgCATACTTTGCACTAGCTCTGACTGGAAACgaaataaatagaaaagaattttgaaaaataccaTTTTCTTGTTTGAGGGCTTGATCAATGAAGCTGACTGCTTCTTTAAAATGTTTCTTGATGTTTGCTTCAGGTTCATCATTCACTGGAAGGCCACAGTACTTGATGTTGACATCCTGAAAGAGaaggaataataataacaataatagtcagttcttgcaAAGTCACATAATCacatcattggcggcggaagccaataaatttagggggtgtccacctgaaattttgggatggacacatgtaaaaaataggacaagcggccaaaaaattttgacaagcaaaaaaaaaaaaaggtcatcaacctaaattttagggggggacaacacacgtttcaggtggggccacgtgaatttagggggggatgcaggaaaaaattgacaagcaaaaaaaaaaaaaaaaaggttatccaaaaaaaaatttaggggggacacgtccccccccccccccccgcttccgccgcctatgaatcacattatgaataacgtctctatgctcTTCCAaaggatattattaccctggctgtagctcaagcgGCTTTCACGCactcggcatttcaaggaataaagtcctgccaggtacccattcacctcacctgggttgagtgcagcacaatgtggattagttccttgctgaaggaaactacgctatggctgggatttgaacctacgaccctctgtttcaaagtccagagactaatccactgggaaCACAGCTCTGGGACGATTAGATTGGAATGTTGCACTAGATTAGACGAGGGCCCCGTCTTCCAAAGAATTGCATTTGATGCGGTCAACTCTATGGAAAGCAACGTAACCTTCCaacatgcatgtttattcacaatattttcttgattagAGGTATACATTGCTTTCTTGACAATTAAGTGAGGTACACTGTACTGCTTACCGTATCTTTCTTctcaaagtacattgtgcaaattttctgtagaaaaaaattaggACTTGACGGATTTTCACATTGTTGAaatcgatcggatcaatcgtaactctttgcaagaTGGGGCAGTGATTAGATGAGATTAAATGGGGGAAAGGCATACAATGTAGATGGGATTTGTTAGATTCAATTGCTTTGATAGAATCATCAATCAtaatagtttgatttttttaattgataaataGGATGTGAAACAATAGATTAGAGTACCAGATGGACTTGATTTGATTGCTTTGATATACCgcttttgtacatgtagttatctTCAAAGGGCGCTGCAGCCTATCTTGGAGATGAAACTGCAAAAAACTAAGATGCAaggattttcttcttttttttggggggggtggggggtgggTAGGAGGTTCCTTTCCACATCAtcttcttacatgtacatctgcaAAATTTGATAGCTTTAGCATCACAGTGAATGGGGATTTTCAGAGActcttttgtcattttttaaagcatttcaGGAGCAAAACCGGTCCAAGCCCCtatgtaattttttccctgaTGTACATTATATGGAGTGAGGGGTATTGTCTAAGTTGTTTCACAAGAAAATTTCAAGCTGTCAAGCGAAACTGCCTTTATTATGATTTGGGAGTTTATTCCATTCAGGGATGGATCGCTGGGAAAAGGCAAACTTGACGATATTACCTCTTGGAAGGTATGTCTAAAAGCTTGTGATTTTTCCTGGTGACAGTGGTGCTTACTACTACTTTTAATAGTATAACATCATAGATATTACGACCCTTTTTCATACATATTAAATACACAAggagcctgttgcataaaactttttacctgagaaaactctggtaaaaaatgaaaactaaggttagtctgatttccgccattgactttagcacaggccaacaactccggtaaaaacaacctgagttttctcaggtaaaaaagttttatgcaacgggcccaaggTGACAAAAAATACAGATTCAAATTTTTtaacaatgaatgaaaagaaaagggagtcTGTCTGTCAGATCTTGGGACTGAAATTCCCAGtctggtaatagatttggttctgtttgaaatgaaagtagttaccacttgcaataatcacacaatcattcaatatctatatgtaacataaatttaattcagagcgaccagctctatagatgtacatataattaaagaaattgaataatcagaattaaatcatgaatcacatgcatatcaacataacatcaaactgtattcagcagttaacatcagcatgaattaacctatactgaatatgttgcaataggtatctaatgagagtgatttatttatatttaatcaaggcctaataattcggcatccaaacgtgacaatattcttggttattaattccaccaattaagtttcatcaaaagagggtttatacttggatgaatacctacactggaccgtagtatatctaatctggttataatttaaatagttcagaataaggaccccttcgacatcgtcaatgactatcgttggtccgatgaatatagtcgtctaagagcgagctgcggtggcttcgacgacgcgaagtaaagcgagcgaactctcaacgaaaagccagtccagaatcgcggacgaaatgatgagggctgagagccacagtacgaagattgctacgatgaatcactagtcacgaactctgagttcaaggatgaagtacgagcccagctcgtccagttctttggaacagtcgtgcttggtgagatgagggcagatgtggtggctttacctggcctgtgctgcctggatccagcctgccaacgatggggattaagactccgctgtgcctgcactacacagcctgcaacatacacccaaagtaatggcctacgagaaccacaccctcacactccgagttaagaccaaatgtggaagggtcttcctctcccgagaatcaaacgatttctgatttgcttttactcaaacaccactccatcttgactctcacaaagacaaagtcattaacattctcaatattcctctgctttactcttccacgctgaacatatccaattaaaactacttaactatccaagctttaatttcacctattcaaaactcccatctcaaacattctcaacaatcttttcctctcatacataaaaacaaacatctatagAATTTTAGAGACCCATTGaacttaacaaaatatatcaagttaaatgacccaatgctcatgacctaagcttgtcaagaagtcaaaataaaattctaatccttacaccccagcgggtttgatcacttacttaaagatacagttgattgactctgggactatggcaagagtcaaccacccaaattccttttattatatacaagctgAATGGTTACTAGGGGTTAACACTAAATAGACTTACAGTCACATTGTGACATATCTCCCCTTCCTTCAAgaaatttctataatttttggAGTGAGTTTCTCCGAACCTGgaaggaaaatcaaacaattaatatatatatacaaatataactgTATTTACAAGAAAACCAAAAACACTCATCCTGGTTTCTGCTTCATGTAGAATCATTATCCGGTATCCTACTTAGGTAGTCTGCACCGACGTTCTCTACACTTTTGATCGCTGTGATGGTGAACCGGAACGGCTGTAGTAGCAGAGCCCATCTCAGGATCCTTGCGTTTGCCACCTTCGACTTGGCAATACATTTCAGAGGTTGGTGATCCGTTTCTAGGTGGAAGTGCTTGCCATAGAGATACGGTTCAAACTTCAGAACTCCCCATACAACCGCTAAGCACTCACGTTCCATGACTGAGTAGCCTTGCTCTCTTGGAAGTAGCTTCTTGCTGGCATAGGCGATCGGAAACTTCTTACCTTCTGTTTCCTGAAGCAAGATTGCCCCGAGGCCATTATCTGAAGCATCGGTCCTCAAGATGAAAGGGTGATCTAGGTCTGGAAGATGGAGGATGGGTTCTCTAGCGAGCTTCATCTTCAAGGTATTGAAGGCTGCCTCTTCTGCATCTCCCCATTTCACGAGAAGTGGTTCCCCCTTCTTCGTTCGATCAGTCAAGGGTACTGCTATGGCTGCAAAATTCGGAATGAATCGCCTGTAATAACCTACAAGACCTAGAAAGGATCGAAGTTGCTTTTTGGTCTTCGGTCTTTGAGCTTCTTGCACTGCTTCGACTTTGTCTTGCACTGGCAGAAGCTCTCCTTGACCTACTCGATGACCAAGAAATTCGATACTTACACATCCGATTGTACACTTCGTTGGTCTGGCCGTCAAGTTGGCCTTCTTCAGTCTCTCGAATACCTCCCGGAGGGTATCCAAATGTTCCTCAAAACTTACCGTGtgaatcaaaatatcatcaatgaaGTTGTCTACATACTTCAATCCACGGAGTAGATCTCTCATAATCCGACTAAAACTTGCTGGAGCGTTAACTAGCCCAAAAGGCATGCTTCGAAATTGGTACAAACCTTCTGGTGTCACAAATGCCGTCAACTCCTTGGCTTCTTCTGTTAGGGGTACCTGCCAATAACCTTTggttaaatcaattttagtgAAATACTTGGCCCTAGACAATTTAGCAAATATTTCTTCCTGATCGGGAATTGGTTCTGCATCAGTTATGGTGACTTGGTTTAATTTGCGATAATCACAACAAAACCTAATAGacccatctttcttttttaccaTAACAACAGGGGATGCGTAAGGGGAATTGGACGGTTCCACTATCCCTAAATCCATCATCTTTTGAACCTCTTCGTTCACCTTACCTCGCAGAGCATGTGGCAATGGATACGGCTTACTCTTAATGGGCTCCTTAGTGACAAGTTTAATGTCGTGCTTACCTAGGTTTGTCGATCCCGGCATATCTGTCAAGACTTCTTCATACTCATGTAAAAGAGAGTTGACTTTCTCTTGCTGGTCATCATCCAGTTGTGGACTGATTTGCACATCGTTGAGTGATTCTGTAGGGTTAAGATTAGGGAGATGAAGAATGTCTTTTCTTACCGAAGGGTCCACATCTTCACTCTCTCCTTCACAATCCTGGGATACGTCCTCGTCCACT includes these proteins:
- the LOC121417120 gene encoding dual specificity protein phosphatase 3-like, giving the protein MGSKVSCTPRELILICEDRKGAFSFPTNNEDEVYDRVFVGGRQTATDKDKLKALGITHVLNCAQGIEVFNVDTDQRYYQDVNIKYCGLPVNDEPEANIKKHFKEAVSFIDQALKQENGKVLVHCVAGFSRSATVAIAYLMIRRGMTAQEATRTVRRKRPIGPNEGFLKQLCQLNTKLYPL